Within the Cystobacter fuscus DSM 2262 genome, the region GGAGCCACCCCGGGCGAGCGGCGCAAGACGCTCAAGCAGTTCTTCGGGCTGTCGGCGAAGGCCAGCTATCTCCAGGCGGCTGCGGCCGGAGGGCACGTCAATCAGACGCTCGCCGACGCGGCCGCCAAGGCGGCGACGGAGCTGGGCTCGCGCTTCGCCGCCAAGGCGGAGGGGCCCAACGGGGCCGTGGTCACCACTGGCGGCGCGCTCATGTCCGAGGAGTGGAGCACCGACATCATCGGCATGCTCCGCGACGTCATGGTGCTCCAGGCAGCGGGCGTGCGCGTCGAGGCGGTGCACGGCTCGAAGAAGAACCTGGGCAAGCTCAACTCGGGCGCCACGGCCGAGTTCGTCGAACCGGGCCAGTCGCCCACGCCGAGCAACATCGACACGGGCATGGTCATCCTCGCGCCGAAGAAGTGCATGGGGCTCATCGAGCCGACGAAGGACATGCTGCGCGATCCCAGCTTCCTCGGCAGCGAGGCCACCTTCACCGACGACTTGCTCGCCGCCATCGGCCTCAAGGCGGACCTCGAATGCCTCGTGGGTGACGGCACGGGCCCGCGCCCCCTCGGGCTGGTGCGGCAGATCGTGGCGGGCAACAAGTTCTCGCTCACGGTGCCCATCACCAGCGCCAACCTCGCCTCGATCATCACCGCCCTGGACAAGGCCGAGCGACTGGTGCGCGAGAGCAAGCACACCTTCCAGGGCGCCAAGCCGGGCTGGGTGATGACAAGCAAGACGCTGATGGCGCTCAAGAGCCTGCGCGACAACGCCGGCTGGGTCTTCCGGCAGCAGTTGGATCAGGGGATGCTCAACGGCTACCCCTTCCATGTCACCGACAGCACCAGCGGCAAGGGCAAGGGCGGGAAGGACTTCATCATCTTCGGCCTCTGGGATACCGCCACCTTCGGCATGGCATTTGGCGGCGGAGAGGCGCCCGAGAACGGCATCATCGTCGAGATGAGCGAGCCGAAGTTCTCCCAGGACCTGGCCACCTTCAAGGGCATCACCTACGTGGACGTGAAGCTGCGCTACAACAACACCTTCGCCGTCATCGAGGAGCTCACCTTCCAGTGACGCCCGTGCGCGCCGGGTGCCGCACGGGCCCGGTGCGTCCTCCCTTCACCTCTCACCCCAGGACTTCGTATGGCATTGCACCCTTCCCTCAATGACATTGGCGCGTACCTTTCCATGGTGGGCACCCTCGCGGATGCGAGCGGCCCCAAGGGCTACTCGCCGGCCACGCTCGCCGCCAACACGTACACGGACGGAGACGCCTTCTCCCTGGACGGCGCGCGCAGCGCCGTCCTCACCGCCATGACGGGCACCGCCACGAGCGGCCCCACCGCCCAGAGCCACGTCTTCACCCTGGAGACGAGCGCGGGCGGCGAGTCCCCCACCTGGACGGAGTACGCGGGCGCCTCCGTCACCCTCACCGGGGACGAGAAGAGCGGCCGCGCCGACTTCTCCCTGGGGCGCGTGCCCGCCGGACACACCCAGGCCCGCGTCAAGGTGGTGGTGGGCTTCACCGGGGGCTCCTCCCCCAAGCAGACGGTGGCCGCCCACGTGGTGCTCGGCGGCTA harbors:
- a CDS encoding phage major capsid protein; its protein translation is MKLTPEQQKYIDEQVAKQLKAKQKELNALISKGVADELAARPAAPAPAPAPSAGATPGERRKTLKQFFGLSAKASYLQAAAAGGHVNQTLADAAAKAATELGSRFAAKAEGPNGAVVTTGGALMSEEWSTDIIGMLRDVMVLQAAGVRVEAVHGSKKNLGKLNSGATAEFVEPGQSPTPSNIDTGMVILAPKKCMGLIEPTKDMLRDPSFLGSEATFTDDLLAAIGLKADLECLVGDGTGPRPLGLVRQIVAGNKFSLTVPITSANLASIITALDKAERLVRESKHTFQGAKPGWVMTSKTLMALKSLRDNAGWVFRQQLDQGMLNGYPFHVTDSTSGKGKGGKDFIIFGLWDTATFGMAFGGGEAPENGIIVEMSEPKFSQDLATFKGITYVDVKLRYNNTFAVIEELTFQ